AGCGCCGAGGTGAGGTGGGCGCCCATCTCCGCGATGTGCCACGACAGACGGTAGCGCCCCGCCGGGGTGCGGCGCAGGAACCCGGCCCCGGTCAGCCCGGCGAGGTAAGCGTGCGCCGTGGCCCGCGGCACGCCGAGGTGCGCCGCGAGCGCCCGCACCCCCCACTCGGGCTGCTCGGCGCTGAAGGCCCCCAGGATGCTGGCCGCTTTCTGAAGGGAGAGCACCCGTCCAGCTTACAGGGACGTGAGGCGTTCCGTCACGCTTGGACCCGGTTCAGCCCGGCGGCCCCAGCAGTTCCTCGCGGTCGCCGGGGTTGAGGGGCAACAGGGCCGTCTGGATCAGGTAGGGGCGCCGTCCCGCCTGCTCGGTCCCCCACCCGCTCAGTTCCTCGCGCAGGCTGTCCAGCAGACCCTGGACCCGCCGGGCCGTCGCCTCGTCCAGCCAGAGGACGCCCATGTAATCGCCGCCGACGGTGTGCTGACGCAATTGCGCGAGGGTCTGGCCCTCGGGCAGAAGGATTTCCGAATGCACCTCGCCCCGCTGGTCGCGGTAGAGGAGACGGGTCCCCAGTTCCAGCTCCGCCAGTCGCCGCGCCCCGGCCCGTGCCCGCAGCCGGTCGAAGGGCCGCCCGTGCCGCGCGATCTGCGCTTCGAGGTCCGCGAAGGGCGTGAGGTGAAAGGGAAGCCAGAATCCGGCGGGCGCCCGGTAGAGCCGGATGGGCCGCCCACCGCGCCGTTCCTGGCCCACTTCCGTCAGCAGCCCCGCCGTCACGAGTTGCCGTACCCGGTAGAGCATCCGCTCCACGCTGACGCCCGCCTCCCGCGCGGCGGCGGCGGCCCCCAGCGTCCGTCCCAGGAAGGGTTCGAGGTGCCGCAGGGCGGCGGGGTCGCTGAGGAGCCGCGCCTGCTCCGGCGTGGCGACCTTGAACCACTCGCCCCCGAAGGAACCCAAAATGGTCTGCGGCATCTTCGGCAGGGTACGCCGGACGCTGGAGCCATGACGACTGTGCCTGCTTCTGCTGCGCTGCCCCACTCCTTCTGGCGGTACTGGACCGGGTTGACCGGGGCCGCGCTGGGGGACTCGGCGGTGTCGGTGGCGCTGCCCTTTCTGGCCCTGGGGGCCGGGGAGGGGGCCGGAGCGGTCGGGCTGGTCGTGCTGTTCGGGAGCCTGCCGCGCTTCCTCGCGCCGCTGCTGGGTGGGCTGGCCGACCGCCTGCCGCCGCGCAGGGTGCTGGCCCTGAGCGCGGGGCTGCGGGCGCTGGCGGTGGGGGTGGCCGGGGCCTGGGCGCTGAGCGGCACGCTGCCGCTGGCGGGGCTGGCCGCGCTTGCCTTTCTAAACGGGCTGCTCTCGACGCTGGCGTATGCGACCGGGGCCGCGCTGGTGCCGCGCCTGGTTCCGGCCGGGCTGCTGGCCCGCGCCAACAGCCTGAACAGCGGAGCACTGATGGGGGCGCCGCTGGTGGGCTACGGGGTGGGCGGCGTCCTCGTGCATCTGGTTGGGGCAGGGGGCACGCTGCTGGTGGGCACTCCGCTGATTCTGGGGCTGGCCGCCGCTGCGCTCGCCCTGCCCTGGCTGCCGGGCGCGGCGGGCGGTCGGGTCCAGCCCGTACGGGACGCGCTGGAGGGCCTGGGGGTCATTCGCCGCTCACCGCTGCTGCTGGCCCTGCTGAGCATGAGTTTCGCCCTAAACGTCGCCCTGAACGTGATGAACGTCCGCGCCCCCGTCCACCTGGGCACCTTCGGGCGTGGTGCCCCCGACTACGCCGTCTTCGAGGCGCTGATCTCGGGCGGGGTCCTCGTCGGCATCGCGCTGGTGACGCCGCTGGCCGCCCGCCGCAGCCTCGACACGCTGATCGGCGCGGGCCGCTGGGTGCTGGTGCTGGGCACGCTGGGCTTCGCCTTCACAGGGGTGCCCGTGTGGTGGGCCTCGGCTGCCGTCTTCGGGCTGGGGCTGGGCCTGCTGGAGGTGGCGGCCACGACCCGCTCGCAACAGCTCGTGGGGGCGGAGGTCCGGGGGCGGGTGGTCGGGGCCTTGATGGGCGTGAACGCGGTCGGCTTGACACTGGGTGCGGCGCTCGCGGCCCGGCCCCTGCCCACCCCGGCCCTGATGCTGGGATTGGTCGCCCTGCTCGCGGGGCTGGCCCTGGTCTGGCCGCTGGCGCGTCGGGCGCAGGAGGGCTGGAAGCTTAATCAGCCGTCCTCGTCCTCCGGCTCGCGTTCTTCCGGGGGCTGGAAGCGGGCGTGGTCCTCGGTGGGGGTGAGGTTCCCGCGCTCGGCCTCGGCGGGGCCGGTGTCCACCCCGCTGATGACGACCTCGCCCTGGGGCTCAGGCGGGGCGGAACCGGTCGGCCGGGCAGGGGGGCGGGTCATGCCCCAGGGTACGACAGCCCTGAGTGCCTACACCCGCAGCACGCTGTGGTCCCCCAGCGCGAGCTGCACCCCGTCCCCGGTGGGGGCGGTCACGGTGGCCCGGCGGCCGATCACCGCGTGCGAGAGCGGCCGCGAGGGGTGTAGCACCCGCGCCCCCTCGTCGATCAGGGAGTCGCGCAGTGTCGCGCCCTCCAGCACCGCGTCCGGCCCCACGCTGACGTTCGGCCCCAGCACGCAGCCGCGCACCCGGGCGCCGGGGCCGATCCACACCGGCCCCGTGACGTGCGAGCCGTGGACCTCGGCGCCCGCCTCGACCACCACTGTGCCCGAGAGGGTGCTGCCCTCCACCTCGCCGTCCACACGGGGCGAGAGGCCCGCGAGGACATGCGCCCCCGCCGTCAGCAGGTCATGGGGCGTGCCCGCGTCGGCCCAGTAGCCCCCCAGCGGTACGGCCCGCACCCGCCCGCCCCCCGCCACCACCCGCGCCAGCGCCTGCGGAAACTCGATCTCGCCGCGCTCGCTGGCCGGGAGCCGCGCGACCTCGTCCAGCACGTGGGGCTGAAAGGCAAAGACCCCGCAGGCCGCCAGGTCGCTCAGCGGTTCGGCGGGCTTCTCGTGCAGCCCGGTGAGCCAGCCTTCCCGCACCGTCGCCACCCCGTAGGCGCGGGGGTCGGGCACCTGTTTGACGGCGAGCACCGCGTCGGCCCCGTCGAGCGCCGAGAGCAGCGGCGCGAGCGGGTCGGCGAAGAGGTTGTCTCCCAGGTACACCACGCCCGCCTCGCCCCCGAAAAAGTCACGGGCGGCGAGCGCCGCGTGCCCGGTGCCGCGCGGCTCATGCTGGTGCAGAAAGGTCAGCGGGCCTTCCTGGCGGGTGGCCTCGCGCAGCTCGGGCTCGTGGGCGGGGCTGGTCACCACCGCGATCTCGCCCACCCCCGCCGCCCGCAGCGCCCGCACCCCCCGCGCCAGCAGGGACACCCCCGCGATGGGCAGCGCAGGCTTGGGCCGCCCCGCACTCAGGGGCAGCAAGCGGCGACCGCGCCCGGCGGCCAGAATCACGGCTTTCATAAGGGTGCCGCCAGTCTAGCGGGTTTGCTGTGAGGAGGCGGGGAGGAGGGGAGGCCGCGCTCCCCTGAGACGGGGGATCTGGGACGTGTTCCGGGCCTACCGCCTTCCAACCTGCTTGCCCAGGCCGACAGCCACGCTGAGCACGCCGGAATAGAAAAGGATGTTGACCAGCAGGTTTCCCAGGTGGAAGGAATCGTCGGTGCCCACACTCCCCAGAACGGATACGGCAGCGTTGTCCGTGATGAACGCGGTGGGCCATCCCCAGCCGGTCACGAGGTTGATGCACTTCCCCCCGAGCTAGAGGGACGGGCCGCAGAGATTTCCGGCCAGGCTAACGTGATGGGGTGAGGCGACCACTCCCGAAGCGATGCCGAGAAGAACGGCCAGGAGGACCAATCTGACCCTTCCCACCTCCGGTTCTTCCGAGCGCGACGACAAGCCTTGCCCTCAGAGCCCCCTACCGGGTCAGCGCCTCCTCCAGCGCCTCGGCGAAGGCGTCCTCGTCGTCCAGCCAGGGGTAGTGTCCGGCGTCGAGCACCGTCACGTCGGCCCCGGCGAGGTCGGCCAGCCACTCGACCTGCTCGGGGTAGCTGGTGCGGTCGTGGACCCCGGCGATCACGAACACCGGGCGGCGGAGTTCCTGGAGGAAGGGCGGGTACTCGAACTCCCACAGGCCCTGGTTGACGAGCGCCTGCTGCACCTCCCCGCCCCCGGCAAGCTGGCCCTCGGCGTCGATGAATTCCAGCCGCATCCGGCTGGGGGCGTCGCGGAACTGCAGCGCGTTGAGCAGGTCGCGGGCGTTAACGAGCGAGAAGGCCGCCTCGATGCGGGCCGCGCCGACGGGGGGGTACTCGCCCTCCGGGGTCCGCGCCCGCACGGTGGCGGCCGGGTCGTCGAGAGGCTGGCCCCGGCGGGCGGCGGCCTCCGCGAGCAGGGTCAGCGCGAGTCCAGGGAAATGCACCCAGGGATTGACCACGACCACGCGGGCGGTGCGGACCGGAAAGCGCCGGGCGTACTCCAGCGCCACGAGCGCCCCGAAGCCGTGCCCCAGCGGCACGAGGCTCTCGAAGCCGAGGTGCTCGCGCAGCGCCTCCACGTCGGCCACGAGTGTGTCGAGGTCGAGCGTCTCGGCGCCCTGCTCGCTGTCCTCCAGCGCCCCGCTGCGCCCCGAGCCGCGCTGGTCGAGGTACACCACCCGCCGCCCCTCCAGCCGCTCCCCGAAGAGGTCCTGAAAGGAATAGCTGTTGTAGCCGGGGCCGCCGTGCAGAAAGACGAGGGGCGGGAGGTCACTGCCTTCCGGCCCCGTCACCTCGAAATACAGGTCGGCACCGTTGAGCCGCACGGAAGAGGGGTCGCCTTGCCAGGTCATGCGGGCATTGTAGGTGGGGCGCCGTCCGGCCCGCCTGGGCACGGCTCGCCTGGGCATTGTGCCGCCTGTCCCGTCGCTGGGCGGGGGCGGAGGGCTACCCTGGCGGACATGACCGATTCCCCGACCCCCGGTACGCTGCAGGACGGCCCGGTGCAGGGCATCGCGTTCACGCTGGGCGGGGTGGACGAGCTGACTTTCGCCCGCATCCTGCGCGACGTGACGCGGGACGCCGCCTTTGCCCGGCCGCTGGCGGTGCAGGCGCAGGAGCCCCGGCCCGGCCAGGAGGCCCGATTGACCCTGGTGTTCATGCCCGGCGAGCGCACGCGGGCGGTCGCGGCGATGCAGCGCCTCAAGACGGTGCTGCTGCGCCACGGGGTGCAGGTGGACTCGGTGCGGGTGCCGGGCGAGGGCGGTCCCTGACCCGGCGTTAAGGGACCGTAAACCGCCCCGGTTACCCGGCGGCCCCAGGCCCCCCCCTACGATGGCCCTTAACCAGTGGCTGTCAGAAAATGCACACCAGCAGGGCAGCCTTCCTCCCATCCCCGACCGCGCCGCGGCCCCAGACCGGAGACAAAGGGCATCCCACCATGGAACAACGCATTTTGCTGATCGAAGACAATCCCGACATCACCCGCGTCGTTCAGTACGAACTCGAGCAGGCCGGATACAAGGTGCTGACCGCCCCCGACGGGGTGACCGGCCTGACCAGCGCCCGCGAGAACAGCCCCGAACTGGTCATCCTCGACCTCGGCCTGCCCGACTTCGACGGCGCGGAGATCGCCCGGCGCCTGCGCAAGACGAGCAGCGTGCCCATCATCATCCTGACGGCGATGGACGCGGTCGACCGCAAGGTGAACCTGCTGGAAGCGGGCGCGGACGACTACATGACCAAGCCCTTTCACCCCGAAGAACTCGTCGCCCGCGTCAAGGTGCAGCTCCGGCACCAGCAGCACGGCGAGGTGATCTCCATCGGGGCACTGGAAATCCACCCTCAGAAGCGGCTGTGCCACTACAACGGCCACGAGGTGCGCCTCTCGCCCAAGGAGTTCGACCTCCTGACCTTCCTGGCCCGGCAGCCGGGGCGCGTCTATTCCCGCCAGGAAATCGAGCGCGAGGTCTGGAACGGCGAGCTGCCCAGCAACTCCAACGTGGTGGATGTCCACATGGCGAACATGCGGGCCAAACTGCGCGACCTCGACGGGTACGGGATCATCCGGACGGTGCGGGGGATCGGGTACGCGCTGAAAACGCCCTGAGCCTTCCCCAACACGAGAAACCCCGCCCGACGCGGGGTTTTGCCCATTCAGGTGGACCCGACCACGTGCTCGTCGAAAAAGGCCATCACCCGGTTCCAGGCGTCCTCGCTCGCCACCGCGTCGAAGGCCGGGCCACGGTTGGCGAAGGAGTGGCGGGTGCCGGGATAGACCTTGATGTCGTTCGGGATGCCCGCCGCGTCCAGTTCGGCCCGCAGCGCCTCCCCCTGCCGGGCCGTGGCGTCCCGCTGCGGGTAGCTGCCCACGACCGGGCACCCCCGCCGCACCGCTTCCAGCGGGCGGGGATTGAAACCGTAATAGGGGGCGATGGCCTTCAGGCGGCTGTCGGTGCAGGCGAGCGCCACGGCGAGGCTGCCCCCCATGCAAAAGCCGATGGCCCCCAGCCGCGAGGCGTCCACGCCCGGCAGTTCGCCCAGCACCGTCAGCGCCCGCCGGAGGTCGCGCACGCCCTGGTGCTCCAGCGGGTTCAGGAAGAGGCCTCCCAGCAGGTGCGTCATGCACACGGCCCGGTTCCCCGCCGAGAAGAGGTCCACCGCCAGCGCCACGTACCCCGCCCGCGCGAAGCGGTCCGCCACTCGCCGGATGTCGTCGTTCAGCCCGAAGACCTCGTGGAGGACCAGCACACCCGGCGCGTCCCCACGCGGCGCGGCGGGCCGGGCGAGGGAGGCGGTGAGGGTGCGGCCCCCCGAGTGGAAGGTCAGTTCTTCAGCCATGTCCCACCGTACTCCCCTGCCTGCCCTTCCCGCGTGATGCAATGCGGACGTGACTGCCCCCAACACGACCCTCACCGCCATTCCCGGCTTCCGCGTGGGCCACTGGACCGACCCGGTGGGCCTGACCGGCTGCACGGTGCTCCTCTGCCCCGACGCGGGCGCGGTGGCCTCCGCGTCCTTTCTCGGCCCCAGCCCCGGCACGCGGGAGGGGGTGCTGCTCTCGGCGGAGAAGAAGGTGGAGCGCGTGCATGGCCTGCTGCTGACGGGCGGCAGCGCCTTCGGCCTTGCGGCGGCCTCCGGGGTGGTTCGGGTGCTGGAGGAGCGCGGCGTGGGCCACGAGACGCCCTGGGCGCGGGTGCCGATCGTTCCGGCGGCGGTGGTGTACGACCTCGGGGTGGGGGACCCCGGAGCACGGCCCGGCGAGCGCGAGGGCGAACTCGCGGCGCGGGCGGCGTCGGCGGATCCGGTCGAGCGTGGGCGCGTCGGGGCGGGCACCGGCACGACGGCGGGCAAGTACCTCGGGGTGGGGGCGGTGCCGGGCGGCCTGGGCAGCGCCTACCTGGAGCGGCACGGGGTCGCGGTGGGGGCGCTGGCGGTCGTGAACCCCATCGGTGACGTGCTGGACGAGCGGGGCGGGGTGCTGGCCGGGCCGGGGGTGGGACCGGGCGCCACCGCCTTTGCCCCCGGCGACGTGGAGAGCACCACCCTGGTCGCGGTCGCCACCGAGCACCTGCTGACCAAGCCCGAAGCCCGCCGCCTCGCGGACGCCGCGCAGACCGCGCTGGGGCGGGTGATTCACCCCAGCCACACCCCCTGGGACGGGGACAGCGCCTTCGTGCTGAGTTCCTGCGTTCGGCCCGCCGCCGATTCCCTCCTGCTCGTCGCACTCGTTCAGGAGGCCGTGTGCGCGGCGGTGCGCGACGCGGTGCGGGTGGCGAACGGGCTTACCCCGCCCGCGTAAAGGTCAGCCGCACCCCTGCCACCCGGAACCCCGCCCGGCGCACGTTGCGTTCGCTGCCCGACCCCGGCGTCACGAACACGCTGGCGAGGTCGGCCCCCGCTTCGGCGGCGAGGTGCAGGCGAGCGGCGAGGAGGGCCGTCTGGACGCCCCGCCCCCGGAACTCCGGCCGGGTGGACGTGCCGTAGAACGCGGCCACGCCCTGCGTCACGCTCAGCGCGGCGGTTCCGGCGGGTTCCCCGTCCACCTCGGCCACCAGCCGGACGGCGCCGGGGGCGTGGGCCACAAGGCGCATGATCGCCCCCGTGCCCGGCCCGAAGCCGCGTGCGGAGAGGTCGGCCCACAGGTCGGCGTCGGGTTCCTCGCGGACCGTCAGGGCGGGAAGGGGGGGGAGGTCGGTCAGGCCGTGCGTGTAGGCGTGCAGGACAGAGGCCAGCGCATAACCTCTGGCCCTCAACAAAGGGACCACGGCGGGGGCGGTGTGCGAGAGGACGTGCAGCTTCGCAGGCTGCCCATGCTCGGCGCTGAACGCCTCGAAGCCGTCCAGATCAGCCTCCGTCGGTCCCGGCGTGCCGCCGTGCCAGGCCGCGTTCACCGCGAGGTCCGGCCCGGCGTGGACGGCCACCAGCGGACCGAAATGAGCGACAGCGCCGGATTCGCCGTAACGGGCATGGGCAGCGGCTTCCGCACGGGCCAGGCGGGGGAGGGAGTCGGGCGTCATCCCCCTATCCTGCCTCCCTTTCGGCTGCATGAACCCCGGCCGTGTCCCCGGCGGCGGCGCAGCGGCTAGCCTGCCCGCGTTCCCCGGCCCCCGCCGGAGGCTGCCCCGGAGGTTCCCCATGTCCCGACTGACCCGCCTGCTCGCCCTGCCTGCCCTCGCCGCCGCCGCCTACGCCCTCAAGGGGCCGCCCGACCCCCTGCGCCCCTCGGGGCCGGAGGACGGCGTGGGACCGCTGACCCGCCGCCGCTACTGGGTGGAACTGGAGGGCGCGGCCCGTGACCCGGAGGACATCGCCCGGCACTGGCGTGAGCACCTGCCCGACCACGCCCCCAAGTGGCTGGCGTATTTCCGGGGGCTGGACGGCCCCATTCCGCCCGTCGAGGTGGGGACCCGCCTCCAGATTCAGATGATGCTGGTGCGCCGGGGCCGGGTCGTCGTGGAACATATCGACCCCCTGGGCTTCCGCGTCCGCACCCTGCG
This genomic interval from Deinococcus sp. HSC-46F16 contains the following:
- a CDS encoding DUF1990 family protein; translated protein: MSRLTRLLALPALAAAAYALKGPPDPLRPSGPEDGVGPLTRRRYWVELEGAARDPEDIARHWREHLPDHAPKWLAYFRGLDGPIPPVEVGTRLQIQMMLVRRGRVVVEHIDPLGFRVRTLRLHPDAGTSDFRVYPQEERGHVILQIESLLRTNSHFDRLAYIFGAHAGQRRNWELTLLSVAAYAGGRIVNRGHESLEMTHLAHSYTVPTPEDLPDAPVGLDKGTADHA
- a CDS encoding alpha/beta fold hydrolase, with the translated sequence MTWQGDPSSVRLNGADLYFEVTGPEGSDLPPLVFLHGGPGYNSYSFQDLFGERLEGRRVVYLDQRGSGRSGALEDSEQGAETLDLDTLVADVEALREHLGFESLVPLGHGFGALVALEYARRFPVRTARVVVVNPWVHFPGLALTLLAEAAARRGQPLDDPAATVRARTPEGEYPPVGAARIEAAFSLVNARDLLNALQFRDAPSRMRLEFIDAEGQLAGGGEVQQALVNQGLWEFEYPPFLQELRRPVFVIAGVHDRTSYPEQVEWLADLAGADVTVLDAGHYPWLDDEDAFAEALEEALTR
- a CDS encoding dienelactone hydrolase family protein encodes the protein MAEELTFHSGGRTLTASLARPAAPRGDAPGVLVLHEVFGLNDDIRRVADRFARAGYVALAVDLFSAGNRAVCMTHLLGGLFLNPLEHQGVRDLRRALTVLGELPGVDASRLGAIGFCMGGSLAVALACTDSRLKAIAPYYGFNPRPLEAVRRGCPVVGSYPQRDATARQGEALRAELDAAGIPNDIKVYPGTRHSFANRGPAFDAVASEDAWNRVMAFFDEHVVGST
- a CDS encoding response regulator transcription factor; this translates as MEQRILLIEDNPDITRVVQYELEQAGYKVLTAPDGVTGLTSARENSPELVILDLGLPDFDGAEIARRLRKTSSVPIIILTAMDAVDRKVNLLEAGADDYMTKPFHPEELVARVKVQLRHQQHGEVISIGALEIHPQKRLCHYNGHEVRLSPKEFDLLTFLARQPGRVYSRQEIEREVWNGELPSNSNVVDVHMANMRAKLRDLDGYGIIRTVRGIGYALKTP
- a CDS encoding GNAT family N-acetyltransferase; protein product: MTPDSLPRLARAEAAAHARYGESGAVAHFGPLVAVHAGPDLAVNAAWHGGTPGPTEADLDGFEAFSAEHGQPAKLHVLSHTAPAVVPLLRARGYALASVLHAYTHGLTDLPPLPALTVREEPDADLWADLSARGFGPGTGAIMRLVAHAPGAVRLVAEVDGEPAGTAALSVTQGVAAFYGTSTRPEFRGRGVQTALLAARLHLAAEAGADLASVFVTPGSGSERNVRRAGFRVAGVRLTFTRAG
- a CDS encoding sugar phosphate nucleotidyltransferase, with amino-acid sequence MKAVILAAGRGRRLLPLSAGRPKPALPIAGVSLLARGVRALRAAGVGEIAVVTSPAHEPELREATRQEGPLTFLHQHEPRGTGHAALAARDFFGGEAGVVYLGDNLFADPLAPLLSALDGADAVLAVKQVPDPRAYGVATVREGWLTGLHEKPAEPLSDLAACGVFAFQPHVLDEVARLPASERGEIEFPQALARVVAGGGRVRAVPLGGYWADAGTPHDLLTAGAHVLAGLSPRVDGEVEGSTLSGTVVVEAGAEVHGSHVTGPVWIGPGARVRGCVLGPNVSVGPDAVLEGATLRDSLIDEGARVLHPSRPLSHAVIGRRATVTAPTGDGVQLALGDHSVLRV
- a CDS encoding P1 family peptidase, giving the protein MTAPNTTLTAIPGFRVGHWTDPVGLTGCTVLLCPDAGAVASASFLGPSPGTREGVLLSAEKKVERVHGLLLTGGSAFGLAAASGVVRVLEERGVGHETPWARVPIVPAAVVYDLGVGDPGARPGEREGELAARAASADPVERGRVGAGTGTTAGKYLGVGAVPGGLGSAYLERHGVAVGALAVVNPIGDVLDERGGVLAGPGVGPGATAFAPGDVESTTLVAVATEHLLTKPEARRLADAAQTALGRVIHPSHTPWDGDSAFVLSSCVRPAADSLLLVALVQEAVCAAVRDAVRVANGLTPPA